One window from the genome of Engraulis encrasicolus isolate BLACKSEA-1 chromosome 16, IST_EnEncr_1.0, whole genome shotgun sequence encodes:
- the fabp2 gene encoding fatty acid-binding protein, intestinal, with amino-acid sequence MTFNGTWKVDRNDNYEKFMEQLGVNMVKRKLAAHDNLKITIEQTGDKMKVKESSNFRTLDIDLTFGVPFEYSLADGTELSGSWFNEGDTMMGTFTRKDNGKVLTTTRTLVDGEMVQSYNYDGVDAKRIFKKC; translated from the exons ATGACTTTCAACGGCACCTGGAAAGTAGACCGCAACGACAACTATGAGAAGTTCATGGAACAACTGG GCGTTAACATGGTGAAGAGGAAGCTGGCTGCCCATGACAATCTGAAGATCACCATTGAGCAGACTGGAGACAAAATGAAGGTCAAGGAGAGCAGCAACTTCCGAACTCTGGACATAGATCTCACATTTGGCGTCCCCTTCGAGTATTCCCTGGCTGATGGAACCGAGCTGTCT GGATCATGGTTCAATGAGGGAGATACAATGATGGGCACATTCACAAGGAAAGACAATGGCAAAGTCCTCACAACGACAAGAACTCTTGTTGATGGCGAGATGGTTCAG AGCTACAACTATGATGGTGTGGACGCCAAGAGGATCTTCAAGAAGTGTTAA